Below is a genomic region from Escherichia ruysiae.
CAGCGCCAGGCGCACATCGGCTGCCAGCAGAATATGATCTTTGGTCACTGTACTACTGGCAACTAGCACGGTGGCGATGGTGACGATATCGCGCAGGGAAACGCCTTCGGTCAGCAGCGCACGGTACACTTTCAGCAACTGGCTGTAATTCAGCGCCGCGCTCAAATCTTCCGCCAGGCGCGGTGCCATCGACGACAGGCGGTTATGTAACTGCGTAATATCGTCATAGTTAAACAAATCAGGGATATAGCTGCGCACAATCTTGTTCACATGGGTGGCAATCACGCTGGCGCTGTCGATCACCTGATACCCCATATTCAGCGCCTTCGCTTTCTGCGCAGGTTGAATCCAGGTCACCGGCATCCCATACGCCGGGTCATTCCCCAGCACGCCATCAATCTCGCCGTAGGTTTCGCTGGAGGGCAGGGCCATCAGTTTATCCGCCGGAATATCCGCTTCATCAGCCTTAATGCCGTTGATGAAAATAGCGTACTGGCTGGGCTTGAGGCGGAAGTTTTCCCGAATACGGATCTCCGGTAGCAGCACGCCGTTGCCGTCGGAAATCACCTGCCGCACGCCGCGAATACGCTGGGTGAGCGGGTTACCCTGTGCTTTATCGACCAGCGCCACCAGCTTATAACCGAGGCTTAAACTGATGGGTTCGATCAGCGGAATGGTCTCCCAACTGACCTGTTGCTCGCTGGTTTCGGTGATAGTGCGGGTCAGCGTTTCGAGGCTTTTCTCTTCCGCCTCCGCCGCCTGAGGGCGTTTGCTCATCCGCCAGCCGGTAAAACCAAGCAGGGCGCTGAACATCAGGAACGGGAAGTGTGGCATTCCCGGCACCACCGCCAGCACGAACATAATCCCGGTGGCGGTGTAGAGCACCGACGGGCTTGCCAGCAGTTGGTGGCGCACGTCGTGGGCGATATCGCCGTTGTCGCTGACGCGGGTGACAATAATCGCCGCCGCAGTGGAGAGCAGCAAGGAAGGTATCTGCGCCACCAGGCCGTCGCCGATGGTCATCAGCACGTATTGCTGGAAGGCGGCATCGGCGCTCAGGTTGTATTTGAAGATCCCGATACAGACACCGCCGATCAGGTTGATTGCCAGAATCATCATCCCCGCGATGGCGTCCCCGCGCACAAACTTCGATGCCCCGTCCATCGCGCCATAGAAATCGGCCTCGCTGGCAACATCTTTACGCCGGGTTTGCGCCTGCGCCTGGTTGATCAACCCGGCGTTAAGATCGGCATCAATCGCCATCTGTTTGCCGGGCATCGCGTCTAAGGTAAAGCGGGCAGAAACCTCGGAAATACGCTCGGCCCCTTTGGTGACGACGATAAAGTTGATGATCATCAGAATGATAAACACCACGAAACCGACAACAAAGTTGCCGCCAATCACCACCTGACCAAACGACTCAATCACCTTACCCGCCGCACCCGCGCCGAGATGTCCGTGCAGCAACACCACGCGCGTAGAGGCGACGTTAAGCGTCAGGCGCATTAAGGTGGTGATCAGCAAAATGGTCGGGAACAGGCTGAATTCCAGCGGCCTTTTCGCCGACACCGCCACCAGCAGTACCATCACCGCCAACACAATGTTGAAGGTGAACAGAATATCCAGCAGCGCAGGCGGCAGCGGCAGAATAACCATCGCCAGAATACACAGGATCACCAGCGGCACGCCGAGATTGCCGCCGCGCAGCAGCGCGAGGAACGATTTAGTTGTTTTCGCCATCCAGTTTAAGCACCTCTTTGGGAATGGAAATATGTCTGTTCAGAGCCGGACGCGGCTGTGCGCCGTCGCGCCAGTGTTTCATTTGCAGGACGTAGGTCAGAACGTGGGCGATGGCCCGGTAAAGCTGAAACGGAATTTGCTGATTCACCTGGGTGGTGTAGTAAACCGAGCGCGCCAGTCGCGGGAACTCCACCACCTCCACCTGATTTTCAGTAGCGACCTGGCGAATATAGAGGGCGATTTCATCGGTGCCTTTCGCCACCACAAACGGCGCGGCAGCGCGCGACTGGTCATACTGCAACGCAACGGCGTAGTGGGTCGGGTTAGTGATCACCACGTTGGCTTTCGGCACCACTTTGCGGATTTGCCCCATCGCCAGTTGCCGTTGCAGCCGCCGCACGCGCGCCTTCACTTCCGGCTTGCCTTCCTGATTTTTGTACTCTTCTTTCAGCTCCTGTTTGGTCATCTTCAGCCCTTTGGTAAACAGGGCTTTCGCCAGCGGCACGTCGACAAGCGCAAAGAAGATAAACAGGATGACAAAGTTGCGCATCACGCTGGCGTAGAGCGACAAACCATCGTTAATTGCCAGTTTGAACGGTAGCGCCTGCAGGCCGAGAAAGGCGGTAAAGTTATTGCGCAGGCTAATCCACAACATCACCAGCACCACCACCGACTTCACCGTCATCTTCCCCGTTTCCGCCAGATGTTCACTGGAGAACAGCCGCCCAATGCCTTTTAACGGGCTGATTTTGCTGAAATCCGGGAGGATTTTTTTCGGCAGAAACAGCCAGCCGCCGGGCACCAGCGATGAGAGCAGCGCGGCGGCGGGCATCGGCAGCAAGGTGAGAATAAACTTGCCGAGAATTAACAGATGATGGCGCAGAAACTGGCCGATAACGTCCGGGTTATTAATCTCCTGCGCGTACTGATGCACGCTGATAAAACTCTCGCGCACAAAATCGGCATACCACGGGAAGCTGCTGGAGATCACCACAAACGCCGCAAACAGGCTCGCCGCGAGCCCCATATCCTTCGAGCGCGGCAGTTGCCCCTCTTCACGCGCTTTACGCAGCTTTTGCGCCGAGGGCTTTTCTGTTTTTTCTTCGCTGCTGCTATCCGCCATAGTGACCTTTCAGCGCGTCGAGTTGCTGCAATACAAAATTCGCCAGATGCAGATAGTGATCCGGCAGGTTGTAGAGCAGGGTGGCAAAGCAGACCAGCCCCGCCAGCATGTTGATGGGAAAGCCGAGCGAAAAGAGATTTAGCGGCGGCGCAATGCGGTTGAGCAGGCCAAAGCAGCCCTGCACAATCAGCATGATAAAAGTGGTTGGCAGCGCCAGCAGCGATGCCGATGCCAGCACCCAGCTAAAGGCCAGCGCGATGGTGCGCAGGGTTTGCGGATGCAGCGCGTTGCCAATCGGCCAGTAAGTGAAGCCCTTGTACAGCACGCTTACCAGCAGCAGATGCCCGTCCATCGCAAAAAACAGCAGGATCGCGTAGACGTTGATAAGCTCCGCCAGCACGGTGGTCGATGCGCCGCTGCTTGGGTCGTTCATCACCGCCATGCTCATCCCCATATTGAACGAGAGAATTTGCCCGGCCAGTTGCAGCGCGAGAAACAGAAACTGAAACATCAGCCCGAACAACATGCCCCATAAAATTTGCTCCACCGTCAGGATCAGGCTGTTGAGCGATAGCAGGTCGTGGGGAATGGGATGCGGAATTAACGGTGTGATGATGATCGCCAGCGCCAGCGCCATAATAATCCGCACGCGCACGGTCAGGGCGCTGTTATCCAGCACCGGCACATAGCGCAGAAACGCCATAATGCGCACGAAGGGAAACCACAGCCCCAGCGCCAGATCCATCAATTGCGTCACGTCGCTTGTGCGCATCTCAATGAACCAGCAACGCGGCCTGGGTAAACAGGTGAATGCACAGATCGTGCAACTGGATAATCATCCATTTGCCGCACACGCCAAGCACGACCAGCGTGACAATCAGCCTTGGTAGAAAGCTCAGGGTTTGTTCGTTAATCTGCGTCACTGCCTGGAACACGCTCACCAGCAGGCCGACCAGCAGGCTCGGCACCACCAGTACGGAAACCAGCAAAATCACCACTTTTATGCCGCTGGCGACAATGTCGGCGGCTACGTCTACGGTCAACATAATCAGCCCAGCCCCAGCCCGCGAATGCTGGTGGTGAGCGTGCCGATGGTCAGCGACCAGCCGTCGATCAGTACAAACAGCATCAGCTTAAAGGGCAGCGAAACAATCAGCGGCGACAGCATCATCATCCCCATCGCCATCAGTACGCTGGCGACAATCAGGTCGATAACCAGAAACGGGATGTAAATCATAAAGCCAATCTGGAAAGCGGTTTTCAGCTCGCTCAACACATAGGCGGGCACCACGATCGAGAGATCCTGATCGGCAGCATTGCCCTTCGCGCCGCCGATGGTCATGATTTGCGCCATCGCTTTTTTGTCAGTCTGCGCCAGCATAAAGCGTTTCAGCGGCGTAGCGGCGGTGCTCAACGCATCGGTCAGGGTAATCCGATCGTTTTCGAACGGCACCACCGCATGGTCGTAAATATTGAGCCAGACAGGGCGCATCACCAGCATGGTCAGCGCCAGGGCAATGCCAATCAGAATGCGGTTCGGCGGCGTTTGTTGCAGCCCCAGCGCCTGGCGCAGCAGCGACAGCACGATAATAAAGCGCGTAAAGCAGGTCATCATCAGCACCATCGTCGGCAACAAACCGACGAGGGTCATCAGAATCAGCACCTGAATTTTGACGCTGTATTCCTGAGTGTTGCCGTGGGTCACCACGTTAAGCAGCGCAATATCTCCGCCCTGAGCCAGTGCCAGCGGTGCGAGCGTCAGTAACGCCAGACCCAGCGTCAGTTGAGTGCGGCGTTTCATGGCGCCAGATCGTTGATGTCGCGGGTGTTAAACTCCAGCACGCGCAGGCCGTACTTTTCGTTGACCACCACCACTTCCGCTTTGCCCAGCAGGATATTGTTCACTTTAATATCCAGCGGCTCCCCGGCGAGTTTATCCAGTTCAATCACCGTGTCGTCGTCGATGTTCAGCAGGTCGGCTAACATGATTTCTACCGACGACACTTCCAGCGTTAAGGTCACCGGAATACGTTTCAGCAGCGTCATTGAGTCGGAAAAGCGGTCTTCCAGGCGGGTGACCAGCGTTTCGGCGTCGGGGGATTTCGCGACAGGCACAACTTCATCAGTGAGGCCAAAATCCCCGGCTAAAATATCTTCTTGCTTACTCATGGCTATTCTCATTTTTGCCCGCCAGCTCCGACAAAAACAGTTTGTCTTTGTCTTCCACAATCAGGGCGCTAAATAATTCAGATTGCCCAATCGCCACCGGGAACGTTTCTCCCAGTGATATGGGTAAAATATCCCCGGCTTTTATCTGCGCCAGATCGGCGACATTCATCGATAGCTCGGCGATTTTGACGTTCAGGGTCAGCGGCAGGGAGCGGATGATTTCTTTAATCAGGGCCGGTTTATTAACGGATTTCGCCACCTGCTGCGGTTTACTGTGCTCGCTGTGGCGGATCAGATTCAAAATAAAATCGGTGTGGGCGTCGTCGAGCAAAATACGAAAGCTGCTCTCTTCGTCGCCCGCAAGGGTAAAGGTTAATTGATATGCCCAGTGGGTAATAACCGTGCTGCTGTCCAGCTTTAATTTCAGCGCAATACCGGAGGTTTGCAGATTAAAAATCAGGGTGCAGATATCCAGCGCCAGACGGTTCTTTAAACGCGTTTCGGTTTTGGTTGGCAGCCCGTTGTGCGCTTTCGCCTCTTCGAGAGATGATTCCAGACCATAAAAATTGCCCAGCAGCATTAATAGCAAGGAGCGATCAATATCAAACGCCAGATGCCCGACCTGGGAAACCATCAGTTCAGCGTTTTTATTAATAATATCCATTTCGCAGCCAATCTTTTTTAAGGTGATATTGCTGCGATGCTTTTTGAGAAAATAGCTGCCCAGATGTGAATCAATCACATCAAAACTCCCCGTAAACAGGGTCGGCAGGCGATGGTAGGGGCGTCCGAGCCGATTACCTTCTAATTTAAAGATGCCTGGCGTTTTACTGTACTTCAGCATGGCTTACTTTCTCTGCTGTAATGGTATGGATGTTTCTGTGTCCGCAAGTCCGGCAGTGACACAAGGTGAGGTATTAAATAGAGGGAGCGATAAAGGGGCAAATTATTAATCGGGTGAAAAAATAATTAATCGATTAATTGCTTAATGGGAGTGATTTTCGCCAATCAGTCTGCGGTCTGTCCCCTCGCCCCATCCGGGGAGAGGGGTAGGGTGAGGGGGCGTCACAGATGTCGCAATTAGCAGTATTAATATCTAACTCATTGTTTAAACTAAAATAATATTTTTATTATCGTTTAATTCAAACTTATTAATCCTGCCGGTGATACGCTTCAGAACATCCTGATTATTGTCGCTACTTATATCGTTCACCCTATGTCTGAACTTATTGCAACTGCCGCTTCCAGCATTAACGCTTTTACTCTGGCAAAGCGTGTCGCCGCCTTTAACGTGCCGGTCCTGATTCAGGGCGAAACCGGTGCGGGCAAAGAATGTGTGGCAAAATATATTCACACCGTGGCCTTTGGTGAAAATGAAAACGCGCCCTATATCGGCGTGAACTGCGCGGCGATCCCAGAAAACATGCTGGAATCCACCTTATTTGGCTACGATAAAGGCGCATTTACCGGTGCCATTGCCAGCGTGCCGGGGAAAATGGAACTGGCGAATAATGGCACCTTATTACTCGATGAAATTGGTGAAATGCCGCTGGCATTACAGGCCAAAATATTACGCGTGTTGCAGGAACAACAGGTCGAGCGATTAGGCAGCAACCGACAAATTAAACTCAATTTTCGCCTGATTGCCTGTACCAATAAAAATCTTGAGCAGGAAGTGGCTGCCGGGCGTTTTCGTGAAGATCTCTATTATCGTCTGGCGGTTATTCCCATTACCATGCCGCCGCTGCGTGAACGCCTGAACGATATTATTCCGCTGGCAGAGTCATTTATTAAAAAATACTCAACGGTGCTGGTGAAAAACATCACCCTTTCAGAATCTACCCGCCGGGCGCTGCTCAATTACCGCTGGCCCGGCAACGTGCGCCAGCTGGAGAACGCCATTCAGCGGGGAATGATTTTAAATCGCGACGGCGTGATTTTCCCGGACGCATTAGGTCTGCCAGAAACAGATGTAACCGAAAAGACAGAATTGCAATGGCCTGTTCAGCCCGCCGTCCACATTGCCGAAACCAGCGATTTAGGCCAGCACGGACGAAGCGCGCAATATCAATATATCGCCGACCTGATGCGTAAATATCAGGGCAACCGCAGCAAAATTGCCGACCTGTTAGGCATTACCCCGCGCGCACTGCGCTATCGACTGGCCTCCATGCGCAAGCACGGTATCGAAGTTTTCTCCTGACCCGGAAGTTAAAAATGAGCATTACCACAATCAACAGCACCATGCAGGCGCAAATCATGCAGGACGTGCAGCGGATGCAGGCCAACGCCCAGGCACCGGTGCTGCCCGCCATGACCTTCAGTTCCACCGACCCGGACGTTTCGTTTAACCGCATTATGAGCGGCGCGTTCAGTCACGTTGACCAGTTCCAGCAGGTGGCGGAGCAGCAGCAAACGGCTGTCGACATGGGCAAAAGTGATGACCTGGCAGGTGCGATGATCGCCAGCCAGCAGGCATCGCTCTCTTTTTCCGCGCTGGTGCAGGTGCGCAATAAAATCGCCACCGGGTTTAACGACCTGATGAGTATGTCGATCTAACCCTATGAATGCACAAATCAAGAAGTTAACCCAGGCGTTTCCGGCGTTTCGACTGCGTCTCGCAGATAACAAACGCTGGGTGCTGATGGCGGGAGTGGGGCTTGCCGTTGCGGCAACGGCGATTATCGTCAGCGTGCTGTGGACTGCTAATCGCGGCTACGTCTCGCTCTACGGACGCCAGGAAAATCTGCCCGTGTCGCAGATTGTCACCGTGCTGGGCGGCGAAAAGCTCAGCTACCGCATCGACCCGCAGAGCGGGCAAATTCTGGTGCCGGAAGATGAACTGTCGAAAACGCGCATGACCCTCGCCGCCAAAGGTGTGCAGGCGATATTGCCCAGCGGCTACGAGCTGATGGACAAAGACGAAGTGCTCGGCAGCAGCCAGTTCGTGCAGAACGTGCGCTATAAACGCAGCCTCGAAGGGGAGCTGGCGCAGAGCATCATGTCGCTGGACGCGGTGGAGAGCGCGCGGGTGCATCTGGCGCTCAACGAAGAAAGCTCGTTTGTGGTCAGCGATGAGCCGCAAAACAGCGCCTCGGTGGTGGTGCGTCTGCACTACGGCGCGAAGCTGAATATGGACCAGGTGAACGCCATTGTGCATCTGGTTTCCGGCAGCATTCCGGGGCTGCACGCCAGCAAAGTTAGCGTCGTCGATCAGGCGGGAAATCTGCTAACCGACGGCATTGGCGCGGGCGAGGCGGTTTCTGCCGCTACCCGTAAACGCGATCAGATTCTCAAAGACATCCAGGACAAAACCCGCGCCAGCGTGGCAAACGTGCTGGATTCGCTGGTCGGCAGCGGGAATTACCGCGTCAGCGTGATGCCGGATCTCGACCTCAGCACCATCGACGAAACCCAGGAACACTACGGCGACGCGCCGAAAATCAACCGCGAAGAGAGCGTGCTGGACAGCGACACTAACCAGGTGGCGATGGGCGTGCCCGGTTCGCTCAGTAACCGTCCGCCGGTTGCGGCGAATCAGATGACCAACGGTACGGAAGAAAACCGCTCGCCGGAAGCGTTATCCAAACACAGCGAAAGCAAGCGCGATTACTCTTACGACCGCAGCGTCCAGCATATTCAGCATCCCGGGTTTGCGGTGAAACGCCTCAACGTGGCGGTGGTGCTCAATCAAAACGCCCCGGCGCTGAAAAACTGGAAGCCGGAGCAGACTGCGCAACTGACCGCGTTGCTGAACAATGCCGCCGGGATCGACGTCCAGCGCGGTGACAATCTCACCTTATCGCTGCTTAACTTTGTGCCGCAGGCGGTGCCGGTCGAACCAATTATTCCGCTGTGGAAAGACGACAGCGTGCTGGCCTGGGTGCGGCTGATTGGCTGCGGCCTGCTGGCGCTGTTGTTGCTGTTCTTTGTGGTGCGCCCGGTAATGAAACGCCTGACGGCGGTACGTGCGCCGGTTATCCCGCCAGAACCGGAAGCCGTCAGCGAACCGTGGATCGCCATGCCGGAAGAGGAGCGCAAAAACGTCGATCTGCCGTCGCTACCCGGCGATGACAGCCTGCCGTCCCAGAGTTCCGGCCTCGAAGTAAAACTCGAGTTCCTGCAAAAACTGGCCATGAGCGACACCGATCGCGTAGCCGAAGTTCTCAGACAATGGATCACCAGCAATGAGCGAATTGACAACAAATAAAAGCAACAGCTACCTGGAACAGGCGGCGATCCTGCTGCTGTGTCTGGGCGAAGAGGCGGCGGCGACGGTGATGCAAAAACTCAGCCGCGAAGAAGTGGTGCGCCTGAGCGAAAACATGGCGCGGCTTTCCGGCGTCAAAACCAGCATGGCGCGCAAAGTGATCAATAACTTCTTTGATGAGTTCCGCGAACAGAGCGGCATCAACGGCGCATCGCGATCCATGTTGCAGGGCATTCTCAACA
It encodes:
- the fliP gene encoding flagellar type III secretion system pore protein FliP (The bacterial flagellar biogenesis protein FliP forms a type III secretion system (T3SS)-type pore required for flagellar assembly.), with protein sequence MKRRTQLTLGLALLTLAPLALAQGGDIALLNVVTHGNTQEYSVKIQVLILMTLVGLLPTMVLMMTCFTRFIIVLSLLRQALGLQQTPPNRILIGIALALTMLVMRPVWLNIYDHAVVPFENDRITLTDALSTAATPLKRFMLAQTDKKAMAQIMTIGGAKGNAADQDLSIVVPAYVLSELKTAFQIGFMIYIPFLVIDLIVASVLMAMGMMMLSPLIVSLPFKLMLFVLIDGWSLTIGTLTTSIRGLGLG
- a CDS encoding FliM/FliN family flagellar motor switch protein — its product is MLKYSKTPGIFKLEGNRLGRPYHRLPTLFTGSFDVIDSHLGSYFLKKHRSNITLKKIGCEMDIINKNAELMVSQVGHLAFDIDRSLLLMLLGNFYGLESSLEEAKAHNGLPTKTETRLKNRLALDICTLIFNLQTSGIALKLKLDSSTVITHWAYQLTFTLAGDEESSFRILLDDAHTDFILNLIRHSEHSKPQQVAKSVNKPALIKEIIRSLPLTLNVKIAELSMNVADLAQIKAGDILPISLGETFPVAIGQSELFSALIVEDKDKLFLSELAGKNENSHE
- the flhB gene encoding flagellar type III secretion system protein FlhB, giving the protein MADSSSEEKTEKPSAQKLRKAREEGQLPRSKDMGLAASLFAAFVVISSSFPWYADFVRESFISVHQYAQEINNPDVIGQFLRHHLLILGKFILTLLPMPAAALLSSLVPGGWLFLPKKILPDFSKISPLKGIGRLFSSEHLAETGKMTVKSVVVLVMLWISLRNNFTAFLGLQALPFKLAINDGLSLYASVMRNFVILFIFFALVDVPLAKALFTKGLKMTKQELKEEYKNQEGKPEVKARVRRLQRQLAMGQIRKVVPKANVVITNPTHYAVALQYDQSRAAAPFVVAKGTDEIALYIRQVATENQVEVVEFPRLARSVYYTTQVNQQIPFQLYRAIAHVLTYVLQMKHWRDGAQPRPALNRHISIPKEVLKLDGENN
- a CDS encoding sigma-54 interaction domain-containing protein, with translation MSELIATAASSINAFTLAKRVAAFNVPVLIQGETGAGKECVAKYIHTVAFGENENAPYIGVNCAAIPENMLESTLFGYDKGAFTGAIASVPGKMELANNGTLLLDEIGEMPLALQAKILRVLQEQQVERLGSNRQIKLNFRLIACTNKNLEQEVAAGRFREDLYYRLAVIPITMPPLRERLNDIIPLAESFIKKYSTVLVKNITLSESTRRALLNYRWPGNVRQLENAIQRGMILNRDGVIFPDALGLPETDVTEKTELQWPVQPAVHIAETSDLGQHGRSAQYQYIADLMRKYQGNRSKIADLLGITPRALRYRLASMRKHGIEVFS
- a CDS encoding flagellar biosynthetic protein FliQ, producing the protein MLTVDVAADIVASGIKVVILLVSVLVVPSLLVGLLVSVFQAVTQINEQTLSFLPRLIVTLVVLGVCGKWMIIQLHDLCIHLFTQAALLVH
- the fliF gene encoding flagellar basal-body MS-ring/collar protein FliF, which gives rise to MNAQIKKLTQAFPAFRLRLADNKRWVLMAGVGLAVAATAIIVSVLWTANRGYVSLYGRQENLPVSQIVTVLGGEKLSYRIDPQSGQILVPEDELSKTRMTLAAKGVQAILPSGYELMDKDEVLGSSQFVQNVRYKRSLEGELAQSIMSLDAVESARVHLALNEESSFVVSDEPQNSASVVVRLHYGAKLNMDQVNAIVHLVSGSIPGLHASKVSVVDQAGNLLTDGIGAGEAVSAATRKRDQILKDIQDKTRASVANVLDSLVGSGNYRVSVMPDLDLSTIDETQEHYGDAPKINREESVLDSDTNQVAMGVPGSLSNRPPVAANQMTNGTEENRSPEALSKHSESKRDYSYDRSVQHIQHPGFAVKRLNVAVVLNQNAPALKNWKPEQTAQLTALLNNAAGIDVQRGDNLTLSLLNFVPQAVPVEPIIPLWKDDSVLAWVRLIGCGLLALLLLFFVVRPVMKRLTAVRAPVIPPEPEAVSEPWIAMPEEERKNVDLPSLPGDDSLPSQSSGLEVKLEFLQKLAMSDTDRVAEVLRQWITSNERIDNK
- the fliR gene encoding flagellar biosynthetic protein FliR, translating into MRTSDVTQLMDLALGLWFPFVRIMAFLRYVPVLDNSALTVRVRIIMALALAIIITPLIPHPIPHDLLSLNSLILTVEQILWGMLFGLMFQFLFLALQLAGQILSFNMGMSMAVMNDPSSGASTTVLAELINVYAILLFFAMDGHLLLVSVLYKGFTYWPIGNALHPQTLRTIALAFSWVLASASLLALPTTFIMLIVQGCFGLLNRIAPPLNLFSLGFPINMLAGLVCFATLLYNLPDHYLHLANFVLQQLDALKGHYGG
- a CDS encoding flagellar hook-basal body complex protein FliE, which produces MSITTINSTMQAQIMQDVQRMQANAQAPVLPAMTFSSTDPDVSFNRIMSGAFSHVDQFQQVAEQQQTAVDMGKSDDLAGAMIASQQASLSFSALVQVRNKIATGFNDLMSMSI
- the flhA gene encoding flagellar biosynthesis protein FlhA; amino-acid sequence: MAKTTKSFLALLRGGNLGVPLVILCILAMVILPLPPALLDILFTFNIVLAVMVLLVAVSAKRPLEFSLFPTILLITTLMRLTLNVASTRVVLLHGHLGAGAAGKVIESFGQVVIGGNFVVGFVVFIILMIINFIVVTKGAERISEVSARFTLDAMPGKQMAIDADLNAGLINQAQAQTRRKDVASEADFYGAMDGASKFVRGDAIAGMMILAINLIGGVCIGIFKYNLSADAAFQQYVLMTIGDGLVAQIPSLLLSTAAAIIVTRVSDNGDIAHDVRHQLLASPSVLYTATGIMFVLAVVPGMPHFPFLMFSALLGFTGWRMSKRPQAAEAEEKSLETLTRTITETSEQQVSWETIPLIEPISLSLGYKLVALVDKAQGNPLTQRIRGVRQVISDGNGVLLPEIRIRENFRLKPSQYAIFINGIKADEADIPADKLMALPSSETYGEIDGVLGNDPAYGMPVTWIQPAQKAKALNMGYQVIDSASVIATHVNKIVRSYIPDLFNYDDITQLHNRLSSMAPRLAEDLSAALNYSQLLKVYRALLTEGVSLRDIVTIATVLVASSTVTKDHILLAADVRLALRRSITHPFVRKQELTVYTLNNELENLLTNVVSQAQQGGKVMLDSVPVDPNMLNQFQSTMPQVKEQMKAAGKDPVLLVPPQLRPLLARYARLFAPGLHVLSYNEVPDELELKIMGALS
- a CDS encoding FliM/FliN family flagellar motor switch protein, with translation MSKQEDILAGDFGLTDEVVPVAKSPDAETLVTRLEDRFSDSMTLLKRIPVTLTLEVSSVEIMLADLLNIDDDTVIELDKLAGEPLDIKVNNILLGKAEVVVVNEKYGLRVLEFNTRDINDLAP